The DNA segment ATTTCCCTGCTTTGATAAAATAAAAAAGAATAAAAGCCCTGTGCATTTCTGCATTCTATTTCTGCTGCACTACAGCTCGTGTGACATCTTGTGACTTGCTGACTCTGCAACAAAAAAGGGACCCATGGTGGGAACAATTTAAGTGTTCCCCCCTATTACGTATGCTTTGTGTCACCGGTGCTGTGTCGTATTCCCTTTGACGATATTCCTTGGGTGTATCGAATACTTCATTTTCACTTTGACTGTACTTCCGAGATACTTTACTAGCAGCACACAAATAACTACCCAGTAGCAGCTGCAAGCGAGAACCACTTCGCATCGAATACTCCAACCGCCACCAGCGACTGCGGCCACTCTACTTCCCACATTCCGCAATAGTAACCTTCGGCCGTACCGCCAGATCACCACGACGCCTCTGAGAGGACCATTGAACCTTTTTGACAAACTCACTCTATCAACCTACCAACATAATGGCTGAGGAAGCTCCTGTCAAGGCCGTTCAGGTCAAGCTTGTTTTGCTCGGTGAGTCGTCCTTCTTTCAGTGTATCGTGCGGTAGACAATGAATGGTTTGGACGGAACAAGGGAGCGGAGGAGTTACACAGAATATCGCCTCTCTTTGCACCTCCGGGGACCTAGCTTCATCTTTACATTCTATAAAGGCGTTTGCTAATGTTATgtcttcatctctttctGCCATCGCTTTGCCACCCAACATCCACGTCATTCCCTGACTGCATCGCATCTCGACCCATCGTTGCTATCGCCGCATCCTCAACAATCCCAATCACATCGATATTGCATTGAATCTCGATGATATGTGGGGTTTGATAACATAGGCGAGGCTGCCGTTGGAAAATCATCTCTTGTTCTCCGATTTACGTCTGGTGACTTTGATGAGAATACGTCGCCTACCATCGGTGCGGCATTCTTGACACAAAGTGAGCTTGGAAACGGAATGTCTACCGAGATGAAGTCAGCTAACTGACGAGAGTAGAGTGCCGATTGGAGAACAGGATCGTCAAGTTTGAGATATGGTAGGTATTCGATGAACTGAGACTTGAAGTGAAGCTGACATCTTATGTAGGGACACTGCCGGTCAAGGTCAGCCACCAGCGCCAAACTGAAAGTTGAAGACACTGCTAATTGAACCTGTAACAGAGCGATTCCACTCCCTTGCGCCCATGTACTACCGTAATGCTCAGGCGGCCGTTGTTGTTTACGATATTACTAAGGCTGTATGTTCTACTTGATCTAAACCTGTGTCAGCTCTGACAGTGATATCCTCCTAGGCTTCTCTCGAAAAAGCCAAAGCTTGGGTCAAGGAACTCCAACGTCAAGCAAATGCCAACATTGTTATTGCCCTCGTCGGTAATAAACTCGATCTCGTCTCTGCCACTCCTTCTACTTCTGTATCCTCATCTTCCGAAACCCCTGCCGAAGGTGAGGCCGAGGCCGACGCTGAAgcagaggatgaggaaCCATCCCCTGCAGCTGCCGCcgacgatgaagatgtAAGGCAAGTTCCCACCGCGGAGGCTGAGGCATACGCCAAGGAGGCTGGTTTGTTGTTCTTCGAGGCGAGTGCCAAGGCCGGCACCAATGTCAATGAGTTGTTCACTGAAATCGGTGTGTATTTCTATTTCTgattaaaaaaaaaaaactgGAAGTTTCAACTCATATGGCAACTTAATCACAGCCAAGACAATTCCTTTCGATACTATTACTGCGAAACCCGCTGGCGGGGCCCAACAGAACAGACGAGACGCGGCACAAGATGGCAACAGAGTAAACTTGGGAGAGGGACAGCAAGCCAAGAGGGGAGGCTGCTGTTAAACGTGTTCAGAAGCCTACGTGcttgagaaggaagggaaaCGTGGAGCAGTGTGCTCTGAGCGACCGAGATGGATCTGACTGGTTTTGGTTTCTTTACTCGTTATAGCTTTTCGCCCCCCTTGTTTACAACTCTTTATCGTGATCCCTGTGTATGTTTTTGAGTTTTTGAGGATACGTATGTTATGGACTTGGACGCATAATAAATCCGTTATGACCCAGAAAAGGACGATATGTGGGTAAGGATCGATTAATCATCTGACCTGGCTTGTTGTTGGGCTCTCCGAACGTGCGCGTCACGTTGATTCGACTTGCGTTTCTCGGCGTTGCTTCGTCATTCTAcattttcctttttcatcatcatctttccGATTCTgcacctcttcctccacctAACTTTTATTGATACCGTCAAGAAGCATATCTGATCTCACTCGGACTCGGAAAGGAAATTCCCAATGCTTGAACTGCAGGTCTGGCACCGAAACCCGAAAAGCTCACAGAGCTACGAAAGCAAATGCGAATGCCGAGGCAACTCATGAAGCACGTTCATGATGTTAATATCCCAGCTTTCAACCCAATAGTCGGCCCGATAGGATCGGGGGTGACAAACTCATGAGACAAACTGATGAACCGTGGAATTATCATATCTGATCCCTACAGTTCTCGTTTAGGGGTTGTTTCGGGCATGATATAAGAAGAGAGGGGCGAAGGAATGCTAGGATCACCCGTCAATGTCCACATCTGACAACCAAAAACAAAACATGGCAACAGATTTCAAGACCTTGTTTAACCTCGTGATCGTGCTTGGGCTCGGGGTAGGAGTGAACGGCCTGATACACTATCCTCCAGGTAAAGTTTCGATTAGTCGATCAATCTTGCTTGAGGAGGATAACTGACATCCTCTGGCCTGTGGTAGCAAAAACGTCGAATACCCAGCTCGATCAAGTTTTGAACGGTAGCGGTGCGCCCGGGATATACAGTACCTCTACCACGCCAGATTCAAGGTATGGAGAGTACAATTGTCAGTACAGCACCTTTTCGGATCCTTGCATCTCCACATGGGCATTTTTCCAATAGCTGATGTCTCTTTTGAGCAGGGTGTTCTGTAAgcctttttttttgctgctgctgaaTGACTGCTTCCCATGAGACATAGGTATAACTGATGACATGATTGTCCAGATGCCGCATGTGAGAAAGCAAGAGTACAAAGTACCTTCCAAAGAGTATGAACTTGAGTACGTCGAAGTTATCCAGCGTCATCACAAGGTAAAATGGTTCTCGCCCTTTTTGCACTGGGTTCGATTTCTGGTCTGATATATGGGGATAGAGAACGCCTTATGCTTCAAACACCTTTTTCAAAGAAGATATCTCTGTAAGTTTTGAGACATGTACTCTTGAGAAGGCTTAATTCTAACACAGCACTTGATCTCAGTGGGACTGCTCCGATGAAGGTAATGGCCCTGACTAGTCAGACGAAGAAGAACCTGAGCTGAGACGAATCCTTTCCAAGGACCTTATCACTATGCAAAAGACGGCAATGGTCTGAATACCGCCCCAGTTTACTGGCAGGCCCAAGTACGAaccctttttcttttcccccccccctttgtttccatctcttttttgaGGCTGATGTTTTCGATCTGACCTGTAGACGAACACAGAAAACCCATTCGAATACACTGTCGGCCCAGGTTTCGTAAACTCTACTTGCCAATTCCCATCCATCACTTCTCAAGGTCTTGATGATGCTTATATCCACGGGAAAGATCTTCGTGGTGTCTATCATGACAAGCTCAAGTTTTTACCCAACAAGGGGGAAAAGGACAAGTATAAATTTAGGGTCACGAATAATGTGATTACCAGTCAGACGCTTAGCGGGTTGGTAAAAGGTTTGTTCCCTGGAGGACAAGAGTATGATGCTTGGATCCAGAGCGATAGTTGGGATTCTCTAGAGCCCTCCATCTGTAAGTTTTTTGTTTGTTTTTTTCTTCGCTAAATTCGactcttttttttttttttttttttttttttttttttttcttttcattATGCTAATACCATCGGATCGTTTAAGCGTGCGCTCTTAAAAATACAGTGGCTTCTGCCATCACCGACATTTCTAGCGAATGGGGTGTCCACCTTGACAGTTCTCTTGAGCTTCGGAAAAGGTTTTTCAACGTCTCGGGTATTGAATGGGATAATGACGCGGGTTGGAGTACGAGTTGGGATCAGTGAGTCTCCTCCCCCTTACCATAGGACAGATTGAGGATTTTATATTCAAAACTGATGTACTTCCCACTTCACCCTCGCCTAGTCCGTACGACAATCTCTCTGCAAAGCAATGTCACGGTAAACCCCTCCCATGTTCGTTGAACGATACTGCGATCTGTACCACGCAAGAGGACGCGGATGCGATCTACAGGCTTGGGAACTATGAATACGCTTACAAGTCAGTCCAGtggttttttttttttttttgttctcttttcctttttcctttttcctttttttgTTGTGGAAAAGACTGACGGAGAGGATGATACCAGATGGCGAATGGCAGAAAACTCGACTTTTTATAGCGCTTTAACAATGGGCGCGTGGTTCCGTGAGCTTCAAGGTCATATGAATGGCAAGATTGATGGTTCCAACAATGTCAAGTATTTCCACAAGTGAGTCACGACcttatatatatatatattgGACTAAAACGGTATGCGGGATAGTTTTGCCCATGATGGGTCTGTCTCTCCTGTTCTCGGTGTACTCCAGATCGACCAAGTatgtcttcttctccttctcttccgcATATCTTGAGAAGAATGACTGGAGACTGACTCGGAGATAGCCAATGTGGCCAGGGATGGGTACCGAAATCGTCTTTGAACTCTGGAAAAAGAATACctcgtcgtcgtcgtcgtcgtcgtcgtcgtctTCGGCATACTTTATTCGAGTCCTTTTGAGCGGTCAGCCACTCGAAACGTCGACGCCACTCGGTACACTCGACATGATTCCTTGGGACGAATTTGAACAGTACTTGAATGAGACTATCCCTGAGGATATAGTTGGGATGTGTGCTCAGGTCTAGGCTTGATAATGAATCATGTGCGGCGTGAGGGGGGGGGTGGATATTTAGCAAAAGGACATTTCACTTTGTAGATTGGGTAAATCGTGTTTATATAATGGGGTGAAAGAGTCATGCTATATTACTTATAAATGAATGATATATATCAGTCGAGTCGCCTTGCGTTGCCCACGGAACCAGATTCCCTCGACGCGTTCTCTTCCCTCAAAACTTGTAATAATACACAAATTCATTCCAAGTCTTTCGCGTCACTGCACATCCCCTTTATTCACCTAAGAGAAAAACCCGCCTCGCGATGCCGCCCAAAGGCTCCACCATCCACCCACCGAAACCGCCGGCTGACGCTCCGCCCACAGCGGCGAGTATCCAGATGAAGGCGAATAGTCTAGGGATCGGGGAGTACGAGTTGCCAAAGACGACGTTGACTAAACTTGCAAAGGGTTCTGTAAGTCAATCTGCCAGCGCTAGCTGGCAGTTGGTGGGGTGTGGGGCGTGGGGGGGGTGGGGGGCGGGGGATAGATGAAGGGGCTAATTGAAATGGATAGATTCCGGATAATGTGAAAATGCAGCAAGATGTAGTGTTGGCGCTTTTGAGGGGATCGACATTGTTCATCAGTTATCTCAGTACGTCCCATTGTCTTTTTCTACATCTGCCTAGGTTGACCATGTCCAATCTTTTAGCTGCGGCGTAAGTCCGAGCCCGAatctccacctcctctAGAAACGGAAGAAACGGAATAAAGGAAACTGATGTGAAGAAATATATATAGGGCGCACGACCAAGCGCTCGCAAGGAGTGGCCGAACCGTCACAGCCGCCGACGTTATCAAGGCTATCACCGAGATGGATTTCGGCCCTGCAGATGCGTTGGTTCCGATTATGGAACAAGAACTTGCCGGTGTGTCAATTCATCTAAAAGGGTGGATTTTAAATGAGCTAATGAATCCCGATGCCATGTTTTTAGCGTTTCGGAATATTCAGCAAAGAGCGAAAGCGGCAAAGAAACCGCCTGGGCCGGGACGTGGTCGTGGGCCGAGGAAATCGGCGGCGTCGACGAGGGCGGATGAGGATGTGGATATGGTAGAGGAGGGTGATGCGGGGGAGGGTGACGGTGATGGTGTAggggaggatgaggaggaggagggtgagcaggagcaagagcaagaagatgaagaagtaGATGCGGAAGATGATCTGGCTGGGGAACAGGACGAGGCTTAGTATTCAAAGCGTGTATAGAATAGAGTGGAAGAGTCATAGTTTTGTATTTCTGGTATGTACATTTACTTGGTTACCCATCTCCCGTCTTCTACTCCATCGCCTTTACCCGTCTTCTACTCCATCGCCTCGAGACAGAGACACGGCGCACAGCATTCGAgacagcagcagcaacatGCGCCGAGCCCACAGCAGGCGGCGGCTGCACCGACCCCGGGATCGCTGTCCTTTTCCTGGGGAGGGGGCCCGTTGTAGCCCATACCGTTGTTGGGGACGTATTGGCTGTGCATGGGCTGGTGGGGTTAGTGGTCTGTGGAGGGGGCGTATATATATGTGCGGGGGACCCTCCTTTGAAGGCACACAGCGAAAGGGGGGACACACTGCATACGGATTTCTCTACTGCACTACGCGGCCGACAACGCTGTACCGCTTTTCGAAGAACGCCTCCCACTGGTTCAGCGTGTTCATCTCCCCCTCGCTCAGCGCCGAGTAATCCGCCACCGCGTCCCTCGGGTCCAGCGACGACATCCCTGCACAGCTCAGCCGCGAACTCCGCTCCAGCCACACACACTCACCGAGTCCCCTGCTCCCGTCCTTGCCCGCAAACACATTGTACCCCTTCCCCGGCCCATACATCTCCCCGCGCGACGACACGTCGAATACCTTGCCCTTGATCGCCACGTAGATCGGCTTGGACGGGTCGGAGCCGTCGTGCTTGGCGAGTTGGGCGGGGGTGATCGGGTCATCCTACAGCGTCAGCTTCGGCGTCCGGGCTTCGGTATTCACCTTGGGAGGAGCGAGGTTCGCTGCAGGAGCGGACATGATCGAAGCACCCTACGCATATGGATCAGCCCCGTCCCACCGACTCGCCACGTACAGCCTGGGCCATTTTGCCTTTGCTGCCCTCTGCGTGGACACTCTGCGCGACTTCCTTGACTTGCTCCGTGAGCTGAGCTGCGGTGCTGTTGTTGCTGGTGCTGGTGTTGTGAGTGGTGACGAAGAGTGCAGCGACAGAGACGCCGAGTGCGGTTGCGATGAGGGCAGGGGTGGATGTGAGTGTGTCGTACCACGAGTTGGACATTGGGCGGAAGAGTTGTGAATGGTAGTGTCACCGAGAGCCGGCCGGTGATTTAACCGCGGCGGGGAATGACGATTTTCCTCTTATCCAGTCGCATTCTCCATAATCCTCATCCTTTCACAACTCGCAAGAATCAAAAGAGCGCATTCCGCTATGCATATATCATGCGTCCCATGCACCCACTACTGACAACAACTACTCACAAGCAGTCTCGGCAATCTTCACTGCTAACCATCTCACCACTGACGCACTTGGGATGACGAGTTTTATCAGAGATCTGTACGATTTCTTCCTGGACCATGACGAGTGGGTCGTCCCTGCCATATACCTCCCAGTATCACGCTCACACTCCCCTCTTCTCATTGTGTAGAGCGCTAAACCACCTCCCTGCAATCCTCGATCAACAAGCCGCCGAGGTGAGTCCAAGACTTTCAAGCTTATAGTAACTTGCAACTGATAACGCTTAACTGGGAATGGTACGTTAAGCAATCCCTAGGAGGTGTACGTTTCTCCAACGAATGGCTCCAACAACGTACAAAGATCGATCTGTTCCTCAAAGAACATACCGATGAATCTCTCACCATGGCCCTCAAAACCTTTGGTTCGTTCACCCCGCCCCGCCTCGCCTCTGTATGTTTAACTGATTTACTCTTTTACTAGCAAAAGTGATAGATACCCTCGATTTGTATGCACCCGCTCTCAAAGGTCTGACAGACGTACACGCATACGCATGTGAAACCCTAGAGAGTGTTATTTTCGATCAACAAAAAGCTGGTCAGAGGGGTCAGGCTGCTGCGTTCCTGTATGGTACGTACATGTACATGTCCATGTCCATGTGGTGTGGGTGGGGATGGGACAAGTGGTTGATGGAGATGGTATCGTTTTAGGGCAAGCGATGGCAATGTCGACGCTTACGTCTGAAGCGGTCACACTCGCTATCGAGAACCTGTACGGCcatctccttttcttccgAAACCATCTACTGACCTACCATCTACTGACCTACCATCTATTAACCTCCTGACATGACTACGATAAAGACTTCAAAGAGGCGACCATACAGCATCCAACCTCGCACTCTGCATCATCCTCGGCGTCGAACGCTCTAGCCCGCTCTTGTTTGAGAGCCACCTCCCAGAATTGTTACGACAAGTCCAGATGTCTGCTTTTTCCAACCACGTAAGTGTAacccccccccctcccAACCCAACGCAGATACTGTAAACCTTTACTGAATGACAATGTTACAGGACAAATCAGTCCCGCAAGAAGCTCTCATCCGCGCCCTCAAAATCTACTCCCCCTCTGAAAAAGCCTCATCCTGCCAAATGATTCTTCAAGCCACGCACGCCCTGCTTGAGGCTAGTATGCATCTATGTCGAGCGGCGGCGGGGGATGTGCGTGGGGAAAGTAAGGAGGGGTGGGGAGAAGCAGAGGTAGGCGTGTTTTGGACTTGTTTTTTGATTAAACATATGCCAATGGTATGTCCCCCTTCCCCCCCGCAGCTACGATTTTATTTTTTCATACTGACCTtttattcttcttctttgatAGACACTTCGCATGGACCTCGCGCATCGATACCCATCAACCATCCGTTCCCTCCCTATATtcaccctcctcctcccgcTTTCACTTTCGCCCTCGCTTCACTTATCCCCACAATGTCAGGCAGCGCTGTGTTTGGGTTTACCAGTGTTGGCGACGTGGGATACGTCCGAGTTTGTGGAATCGTCCGAGTTTGAGAGGACGGTCAGGTTCATGTCGTCAATGGCTCTTATATATGTGGACCGGGCCAAACGGTCGAATGGGATACAAGTGAACGGAAAACAGGAAaaagcagaagaagaagaagaagaagaagaagaaacgACTGAAAGGTTGGGGGTGGAAGCGATGAACGGTCTAGGCCAGCTAGCCAGCATCGTCCTCGACCGCTTCGAGCCATTCTTACAAGACGTCGGTCATATAGCACTTCATGCGCTATCATCATCCCATGCCAAACGCAAGACGACGCAAAAGGCAGCCCAGCGTCTCCTCGCGCGCCTCCTCGCCTCCCAAGGCCCGACGACGCTCGATATCATGATATCGTACCTCCATTCCCCACCCCACGTCCTGCTTGAAAATGTACACCTGTTGGAAATGATTGCCACGCTTTTACCGAATTTGGCGAAAAGAATTATACAGACACTAATGGATATTATTGATACCCTgcttgaagatgatgaaaagGATAAGAAAGATGAAAAAGGTGGGGGTCGGGCAAAAGGGGAGAAGGGGTGTAGGAGGGAGAGTGTGCTCGAAGCTTTGAATGTCTTTCCTCTACGTGGTGAGTTCTTACCAACCCAAGTGCGTacagaaaaaaaaagatgGGCTGACCGTGGAACGGGAAAACCAGATAATGATCTGGCGGCAAGAGCGCAAAAGCTCGTCTTGAAAAGTCTGGATGAAGATAACGGGAAAGAAGTAGTTATTGCGGCTTTGCAACTGGCTACCAACCCCGTCATCGCCACATCTCGTATCATGCACAATCTGACGTTTAAAATTGCCCAACTCCTTCTCGCCGATGGTAAGTAGGCCTCGGCCTCTTTCAACCAACCAACGGATACCAGACGAAACAAGATGCTAAAACCTTTTTTCCGACTTTGGGCAGATCCGTCAATAGTCCACACAGCGCTCTCCGTCCTGTCCAACCCTGCAGTCGCGAGCATGCTCAACGAAAGATCCTGTTCCATGATCCTCCTCGCTCTCCGTCAATCCCTCGAACCGAATATCCAAATCGTTGCCGCCAAATTACTCGCCCACCTCACAACAGTCCATCGGGCAATCGTCCAGCCTTTGGCTTGGAGTCATATCAGGCAGAGTTTGGGATTAATGGATTTCTTGGAAAGTGTTGATCCGATAAAGGCAATTATCGAAGCTTGTATAATAAGTAACCTCTTGTAAGTACCGCCCTCTTGCCGCCCTTTAAATCCTGTAATAAGGGACAAGGTGGCCAAATGACTGAAAACGTTTTCCGGCCTTTTAGACCCGCCCTCCCACCAAGCTTGCATAAAAAGTACGTCGGCCCAGTAAAAGAACTTATCATGGCCGGTCTTCGTCGTCAGCCTTGCGAAGAACCGCATGTCCTCTCTCTCGTATTTCAGGGCCTCTCCAACCTCGCTCGCTTTGAAGATTATTCATCCGCACAGCAGTCCCACCTCGTCCATGATCTCCTAGAGATGACACACGAGATACCCAAAGAATGCCAACATGCAGCTTTAAATGCGATCTCAAGCTTGTTGAGTGTGCCGAAAGACGGGTTGGATGTCTATGAGCTGTTGATCAAGGTGCATGCGAACGTTGGtgggggaagaggaaagggGTTGGATAATGATTTAAAGGCGTTGGTAAGTGGTATATATGGGCATTTAGGGACTGTTGAGAGGAATGTAAGTGATAAGAAATATCCATGTGCCAGAGCTATGCTGATCGATAGTGTGGTCAACTTGCAGCCTATAATCAGTCGAGTGGGTCCCTGATATGATTTGTTTTTCAGTTGTCGGCTAATGCTCTTCCTAGGATTCAAAAGCTGCAATCAATCGTGAAATGCTGAATTATACACCCAAAATCACCCACGCCTCCCGCATTTCCGAGGTTCGGGACCGTTACGGAGCTTTGCATCCTACAACCATCAACACCCTCCTCGCTGAAAACCTCCTTCAGGCACTTTCAACGTCGCTCAAAGCAACAGACGACCGATCACTCGTGCTTGAGATAATGTCCTGCCTCGGTATTCTGCAACCCCGTGCGATACCTGGTTTGATtcctgatcttcccaaTCTTATCATGAGCAAGCTGAAACATGCTCTCAAGTCGAGAGACAGCGCGAGAGATGTCAATTCCACCAATGTAAGCGTGGGGCTATTGTTTTTGAGCAGTACGATGCACATGAGCGGGTTATGGATGGAGAGGTATTGGGGAGATATGGCAGAGCTAATGGGAGAGTGTGTCAAGAATGGAGAAACATTGCCGGTACTGAGAGGACTGGATCTTGTTTTGGCAGCGATCAAGGATTAAAACGAGAATCGTATTCATGTACACCATACTATCAGCTGTCTATCAGTTGTAAAATATGCACTTTGCCCATCGTTCCTGTCTCAACTAAATAACATGTCCTCTATTATTGGATTTTTACTCATACAAGCACCGAGATGTACAGACCATCTAAAAGTTTTAGTAACACTTTAATCCTCATCAGactcttcatcatcttccgCGTCGTGGCCAGAGCTTCGTTTGAATAATTCTATAGTTTAAAAGTTAGTGTCCGATCGACAAGGAAGGGTGAATAACGTACTCATGATATCATCCATGGTCAACTTCATAACACCCTTGCCAGTCTGCCCGGACAGGGCAGCATTGGCCAGATCTCTCTTGCTGTTCTGAAGGATCAAAATACCTGGGATATCGGGTGAGCTTTGCTACAGAGAGCAGCACCATTGAAACTTACGATCCTCAACCGTCTCCTCGATAGTTAGCTTCCAGATGTTTACATCCAATTTTTGACCAAGTCTGTGAACCACATCAGCCACTATCCCATACAGGCCTAAAAGAATTCGTTCTACTCACCGATGAGCACGATCAAAGGCTTGGTCCTCCAGTCTTGAAGACAGTGTTGTCAGTTACAGGATACGGACGGTCGTTCAGAGGGGCTTACGCGGGGTTCCACCAAAGATCCATCAAGATGACATTATTGCAACATGTTAGATTAAGACCTAATTGTCACTGTCAGTACCTTGGCTACCCCATTAAGCGGACGAGACATACCGGTACTACCTGCTTTGAAAGAGATGAGAATGACTCGTGTCTTGGAGTCGTCACGGATCTTTGCCAAAGATTCTTGTCTATGATCGTTCCTCATAGACCCATCATCTGAGGATTTTTCAGCTAGCCATCCTCTTTCAACAGCAGTAGACACTGACATCGCACATATTTGATACTGTACTTTTTTAAATATGGCTCGACCAAATCTAAGAAGCTAGTAAACTGGGAGAACACTATGGTCTTCTCTTTGTTGCCGCTCTTCTCATCAATTTCTGAGAGAAGTTTGAGGAGCATACGGATCTTGGCACTGGTAGGAGGGAGAGCATCCTCGGAAGCACCTGATTGACGGCGAACTCGTTGTGCGATGTTTTCACAAGCGTCACAGTATTGTGCGGAATTGTCATCAAGCCTACAATATGATCATCAGCCCGTGGTCTGACATCACCGCTGATCGGGAAACTCACTTCATGAAGCACATCTGACAAGTTTTCCCCTTTGCGACCCCGAGACCACCAAGCAAGTCTGCCAATTCATCCGCTTCGTCCTTTTCTGGAGCAGTTGAGATAGAGGGCTTGGATACTGCATCGGTGATTGCATCGACATCGGTGTCTAAAGACTTTGTAACCAATGAAGGATGGACACAAGCTTTAAAGGATTACATTAGTGAACAATAGCAGTTGACACGGAAAGTGAGCCCACCTTGTCTTAGCCGAAGAAGCAAAGTCAATACCGAAGTATAATTGGCATTGGCAGTACCGCTTTTGACGAACTGCGCTCATACTTAGCATGCTGTAAACCTCTATAGTTAAGGTTGCTTACCTTGTTGAATGTCAACGTTGTCTTCTGCTCAAGCGCGTCATAAAATGCTCGTTCATCGGCGTCGAATGCACAAGGTAAGACCTGGACAGTTCTGCCAGGTAGGTTCAAGATCTTTTTACCGTCTAACGCTAGGCATCAGCATATCTTTCGGCGCGAGATGAATATAAGAACTATGCTTACCAATTTCAGCATCCTTGGTTCGTCGAAGCATGATAGCTTTCAAAACGACGTGCAGCCTCTTCATAGCAAGCTTTGTACGACCATCCTTGACAAGAGATGAGATACGCTCCTTGAAAACGTGCCAATCGTCAAGGGGTTTAGCACGCAAGAATTGGAATAAAGAGAAAAGTTCTTCGACGTTATTCTGAAAAGATGTTATTGTTTATATATAGCACAGAGAAAACATATCTCACTTGAATGGGGGTACTGAGAGCGATTGTCAGTAAATGGGGAACAATAGGACGCGACAAACAG comes from the Cryptococcus gattii WM276 chromosome M, complete sequence genome and includes:
- a CDS encoding Hypothetical Protein (Similar to TIGR gene model, INSD accession AAW46763.1); amino-acid sequence: MTSFIRDLYDFFLDHDEWSAKPPPCNPRSTSRRGGVRFSNEWLQQRTKIDLFLKEHTDESLTMALKTFAKVIDTLDLYAPALKGLTDVHAYACETLESVIFDQQKAGQRGQAAAFLYGQAMAMSTLTSEAVTLAIENLGDHTASNLALCIILGVERSSPLLFESHLPELLRQVQMSAFSNHDKSVPQEALIRALKIYSPSEKASSCQMILQATHALLEASMHLCRAAAGDVRGESKEGWGEAEVGVFWTCFLIKHMPMTLRMDLAHRYPSTIRSLPIFTLLLPLSLSPSLHLSPQCQAALCLGLPVLATWDTSEFVESSEFERTVRFMSSMALIYVDRAKRLGVEAMNGLGQLASIVLDRFEPFLQDVGHIALHALSSSHAKRKTTQKAAQRLLARLLASQGPTTLDIMISYLHSPPHVLLENVHLLEMIATLLPNLAKRIIQTLMDIIDTLLEDDEKDKKDEKGGGRAKGEKGCRRESVLEALNVFPLRGEFLPTQVRTEKKRWADRGTGKPDNDLAARAQKLVLKSLDEDNGKEVVIAALQLATNPVIATSRIMHNLTFKIAQLLLADALSVLSNPAVASMLNERSCSMILLALRQSLEPNIQIVAAKLLAHLTTVHRAIVQPLAWSHIRQSLGLMDFLESVDPIKAIIEACIISNLLPALPPSLHKKYVGPVKELIMAGLRRQPCEEPHVLSLVFQGLSNLARFEDYSSAQQSHLVHDLLEMTHEIPKECQHAALNAISSLLSVPKDGLDVYELLIKVHANVGGGRGKGLDNDLKALDSKAAINREMLNYTPKITHASRISEVRDRYGALHPTTINTLLAENLLQALSTSLKATDDRSLVLEIMSCLGILQPRAIPGLIPDLPNLIMSKLKHALKSRDSARDVNSTNVSVGLLFLSSTMHMSGLWMERYWGDMAELMGECVKNGETLPVLRGLDLVLAAIKD
- a CDS encoding GTPase, putative (Similar to TIGR gene model, INSD accession AAW46779.1), translating into MAEEAPVKAVQVKLVLLGEAAVGKSSLVLRFTSGDFDENTSPTIGAAFLTQKCRLENRIVKFEIWDTAGQERFHSLAPMYYRNAQAAVVVYDITKAASLEKAKAWVKELQRQANANIVIALVGNKLDLVSATPSTSVSSSSETPAEGEAEADAEAEDEEPSPAAAADDEDVRQVPTAEAEAYAKEAGLLFFEASAKAGTNVNELFTEIAKTIPFDTITAKPAGGAQQNRRDAAQDGNRVNLGEGQQAKRGGCC
- a CDS encoding Sterol metabolism-related protein, putative (Similar to TIGR gene model, INSD accession AAW46764.1) gives rise to the protein MSNSWYDTLTSTPALIATALGVSVAALFVTTHNTSTSNNSTAAQLTEQVKEVAQSVHAEGSKGKMAQADDPITPAQLAKHDGSDPSKPIYVAIKGKVFDVSSRGEMYGPGKGYNVFAGKDGSRGLGMSSLDPRDAVADYSALSEGEMNTLNQWEAFFEKRVSPLSLCAFKGGSPAHIYTPPPQTTNPTSPCTANTSPTTVWATTGPLPRKRTAIPGSVQPPPAVGSAHVAAAVSNAVRRVSVSRRWSRRRVKAME
- a CDS encoding Hypothetical protein (Similar to TIGR gene model, INSD accession AAW46778.1; CNM01200), which encodes MATDFKTLFNLVIVLGLGVGVNGLIHYPPAKTSNTQLDQVLNGSGAPGIYSTSTTPDSRYGEYNCQKQEYKVPSKEYELEYVEVIQRHHKRTPYASNTFFKEDISVRPYHYAKDGNGLNTAPVYWQAQTNTENPFEYTVGPGFVNSTCQFPSITSQGLDDAYIHGKDLRGVYHDKLKFLPNKGEKDKYKFRVTNNVITSQTLSGLVKGLFPGGQEYDAWIQSDSWDSLEPSISCALKNTVASAITDISSEWGVHLDSSLELRKRFFNVSGIEWDNDAGWSTSWDHPYDNLSAKQCHGKPLPCSLNDTAICTTQEDADAIYRLGNYEYAYNALTMGAWFRELQGHMNGKIDGSNNVKYFHNFAHDGSVSPVLGVLQIDQPLETSTPLGTLDMIPWDEFEQYLNETIPEDIVGMCAQV